A genomic region of Miscanthus floridulus cultivar M001 unplaced genomic scaffold, ASM1932011v1 fs_329_4_5, whole genome shotgun sequence contains the following coding sequences:
- the LOC136531358 gene encoding pentatricopeptide repeat-containing protein At4g20090-like codes for MPHPATRLPLSLRRLTCLPSLAASIARCCRSSSSSDDELPLADELFPAAGPTLLSVARSLAVASPPPSAASVFGFLCRLPHDASPHIFPHLVAALARSPRPILALRLFLSPPTSAATTHHSFNSALLRFPLPPHLLPAFFSHSLRRFPGLTPTLLSFNLLLKCICSSMVPRNPGLYLAIALGILHDVIPAWNLVPDKFTYSTVVSALADAGRVEDAVALVHEMVVDGVVSAEAFNPVLRAMLRAGDVNGAAKLFRFMQLKGCTLTAVTYNVLLHGLLLCGKARAAMNIMRRMENEGIVPGLMTYGAVVDGLVKCGRVEDAWKVAQEMGSKGLAPSEFVFSAVITGFCKSGEVDRALMVWEAMVAARVKPNVVLYSAMIDGFARSGRMTEAETLFEEMVDAKCIPNIMTYSSMTRGYFHIGNSSRALSTWEEMIKVGCVPSAISYSILISGLCDVGRLKDAMMVWKNMLGRGCAPDTIAYTSMMKGLCMSGMVDGGLRLFNDMLAKGDAKPDVITYNVLLDALIRTNDLPRAMDLLNQMLDQMCDPDTVTCNIFLREIGVVEGKGREFLEGLVMRLCYRDRYRAAGDVVMVMLAKYIVPEAVIWYTVVRGVCQTKRVQKVVDNCWDEIWRP; via the coding sequence ATGCCCCATCCTGCCacccgcctccccctctccctccGCCGTCTCACCTGCTTACCCTCCCTTGCCGCCTCCATCGCGCGCTGCTGCCGCTCGTCCTCTTCATCCGACGACGAATTGCCCCTCGCTGACGAGCTCTTCCCGGCCGCCGGGCCTACGCTCCTATCCGTCGCGCGATCCCTCGCCGTCGCCTCCCCGCCCCCGTCCGCCGCGTCCGTCTTCGGCTTCCTCTGCCGCCTTCCCCACGACGCTTCCCCACACATCTTCCCCCACCTCGTCGCCGCCCTCGCCCGCTCGCCCCGCCCGATCCTTGCGCTCCGCCTCTTCCTCTCCCCGCCCACGTCCGCCGCCACCACCCACCACTCCTTCAACTCCGCGCTACTCCGGTTTCCCCTCCCCCCTCACCTCCTTCCGGCCTTCTTCTCCCACTCCCTCCGCCGCTTCCCTGGCCTCACTCCCACTCTGCTCTCcttcaacctcctcctcaagtgcatCTGCTCCTCTATGGTCCCAAGGAACCCCGGCCTCTATCTTGCAATCGCGTTGGGAATCCTCCACGATGTCATTCCAGCGTGGAATCTTGTGCCGGATAAGTTCACCTACTCTACCGTCGTCTCTGCACTGGCCGATGCAGGGCGGGTGGAAGACGCGGTGGCACTGGTTCATGAGATGGTGGTTGATGGAGTGGTGTCTGCTGAGGCTTTTAACCCCGTGCTGAGGGCGATGCTGCGTGCAGGGGATGTCAATGGGGCAGCCAAGCTATTTCGGTTTATGCAGCTGAAGGGCTGCACACTGACCGCGGTGACATACAATGTGCTGCTGCATGGTCTACTGTTGTGTGGGAAGGCGAGGGCAGCAATGAACATCATGAGAAGAATGGAGAATGAAGGTATTGTGCCAGGGTTGATGACCTACGGAGCAGTGGTCGATGGGCTGGTGAAGTGTGGGAGAGTGGAGGATGCATGGAAGGTGGCTCAGGAAATGGGGAGTAAGGGGCTTGCACCCAGTGAGTTTGTGTTCTCGGCTGTGATCACTGGGTTTTGCAAGTCAGGAGAGGTTGACAGGGCATTGATGGTGTGGGAGGCAATGGTGGCAGCTAGGGTAAAGCCGAATGTTGTTTTGTATTCAGCAATGATTGATGGCTTTGCACGGTCTGGGAGGATGACAGAAGCtgaaacgttatttgaagaaatGGTTGATGCGAAATGTATCCCAAATATCATGACATACAGCTCAATGACTCGGGGATATTTCCACATTGGTAATTCATCACGGGCACTCTCTACATGGGAGGAGATGATAAAGGTTGGCTGTGTGCCAAGTGCCATTAGTTACAGCATATTGATCAGTGGGTTGTGCGATGTAGGGAGATTAAAAGATGCTATGATGGTCTGGAAAAACATGCTTGGTCGTGGCTGTGCACCTGATACCATTGCTTATACTTCAATGATGAAAGGTTTATGCATGTCTGGGATGGTAGATGGTGGTCTCCGTCTATTTAATGACATGCTGGCAAAGGGTGATGCCAAACCAGATGTCATTACTTATAATGTTCTATTGGATGCGCTGATCCGCACAAATGACCTACCTCGGGCAATGGACTTGCTTAACCAGATGCTTGATCAAATGTGTGATCCAGACACAGTAACATGCAATATTTTCTTGCGGGAGATTGGAGTTGTAGAGGGGAAAGGTAGGGAATTCTTAGAGGGACTGGTCATGAGGCTATGCTATAGAGATAGATATAGGGCAGCAGGAGATGTTGTAATGGTCATGCTGGCTAAGTATATTGTGCCAGAGGCTGTCATTTGGTATACCGTAGTGAGAGGAGTTTGTCAGACTAAGAGAGTTCAAAAGGTGGTTGACAATTGTTGGGATGAGATTTGGAGGCCTTAG
- the LOC136531359 gene encoding uncharacterized protein — protein MWRHFSMSRPSSLARHDNFGLVSCLHTQIRWASQAAAVKETEASGSKISIGPKPKQIKEDDEDANLVYQGPISSTIKKVKLLSLSTCCLSVSLGPVITFMTSPDMNVILKGAVASTVIFLSATTTAALHWFVSPYIHKLRWRPGSDSFEAEVLTWLATPLKRTVKFADVRPPETNRPFVTFKAEGNFYFVDAEHFSNKALLARLTPQKLPHESAFKNL, from the coding sequence ACATGACAACTTTGGTCTGGTTTCCTGTTTGCACACTCAGATAAGATGGGCTTCGCAGGCTGCTGCTGTGAAAGAAACTGAAGCCAGTGGCAGCAAGATAAGCATCGGGCCCAAACCAAAACAGATCAAGGAGGATGACGAGGATGCTAACCTGGTATATCAAGGGCCAATATCATCAACCATAAAGAAAGTGAAGCTTCTCTCTCTGTCCACCTGCTGCCTCTCCGTGTCGCTAGGGCCAGTGATAACATTCATGACTTCACCGGACATGAATGTGATCCTCAAGGGAGCTGTTGCATCCACCGTCATTTTCCTCAGTGCCACTACAACTGCAGCCTTGCACTGGTTCGTGAGCCCATACATTCACAAGCTCCGGTGGCGTCCTGGTTCAGATAGCTTTGAGGCTGAGGTGCTGACATGGCTAGCTACTCCCCTAAAAAGGACTGTCAAGTTTGCCGATGTCAGGCCTCCCGAAACAAACAGGCCTTTTGTCACCTTTAAGGCTGAGGGGAACTTCTACTTTGTCGATGCTGAACACTTCTCAAACAAGGCCCTGTTGGCTAGGCTAACACCCCAGAAGCTTCCTCATGAGTCTGCGTTCAAGAACTTGTGA